The Schistocerca gregaria isolate iqSchGreg1 chromosome 2, iqSchGreg1.2, whole genome shotgun sequence genome contains the following window.
gttttcaattatAGCTTTAGTGAGTAATAATTATGGTAGCTCCGTGTTGATGTAAGTGATTGTTTcaaattgcaccacatttcacatacgtGGGGAAGGAGGCCGGGGGCGGTCGGGTGAGAAGAGGAGAAGAGATTAGGACCTGAGACATTCTACAAGTATCTAAAATCAAAAGCCAGTCCACGATGGTAATTTGCATTGCGGGGTCTGTTTTTCTTGTAAGATTACAACAGTGAGAGGGTGTGCTAGCTGGACGCTTTTGACAAGACAGACAACTGCACTTTGTTCTGCATGCAGGGTATTCCGAAATTCCTGTTTCAAGCTTATATGACTTGTAGAGGCGAATGAGTGCATATAGttatgaataggaacccatgttcagATACAGACCGTTTCTGTGCTGCAGCCGTTTTAATACATGATTGCCAGGTGCGTATGCAAACAGGATAGTCATGGTGGGTGGTGGTTACTTAGGATCGGCTGATGTTACTTGACGTCGATCCTACCTCTCTCAGGTTGTTCGAGCCTCATtcccgtgtgtttgtgtgttaaagCATGGTTGAAtatacgtttgcagaatacaccgtgATGATCTTTCTGAATGGCGATGCTTACTGTAATGGATGTTTTGCCCGTCGCCTGTATCAGGCTCATTCTCTACAGCGTCCGACTCCATCACATACCCATCTCGCCACAAGTACGCAAGTGTTTCGAGGAAGGGTACCTTCATCATCAGCAAGTATAGTGCTACAAGGAGACGCCGTACACCAGAATTGGAAGAGACCTTAGTGCATCACGTTGAAGTTCCGgcaacgagtacacgagcaatttctttggctattaatgagtggaactgtaaattAAGTGGTGTACCGTTTCCCCCTAGTCAGTTACTTGTGAACGTGGtcacgttaccaacatgtttttacatgggttccagttcaaaatattatttactcattcCTCTCCACAAGTCCTatgaaatttccgaacaccctgtatatgcataaaGGAAACTTTGCATATCTTCGACGGGAGGGACTACCTGTGGTGGTCATCATGATGGAGAGAATGTGTCCACACGACCAGAACGTGAGGATCCACCATTCTGCAGTTCAGAGGACCACTGTCAAGACTATATCCAGGATGCTGTAGTCGTATGTAGTGAGGCTTCTGAAACATCTGGTCGGTATTTTGCCATCAAAGGGAGCAACGCAGCAAACTGCAGTGCGCTCAGTGTGGCTTAGTATTTAGTGTCGCTGGCCCGATCCGGACCCttggcaattatttgttatttagtattatttagtatatatatagtttgtAATACTTGTACATTTTGCAGTGCAAATTCTTCCCAGGAGCTCAGTTCAGTTCTGGCTGTATGTTGGCGTTCGTAATAATCAGCTTTCAGTGGAAAATGTTGTATTTCATTGACGACCCTGCATTCGGATTTGGATTTGAGTGTTACGACGACTTATAAATAACACTGCAGTTTTGTATATCCAACATAAAAGCTACAAACTGGAATTCCAGAAAAATCAACAAATTTTCAGAAATACAGTATAGTGCATAACCAAGAATCAGTGGTGAAAACGAGAAATAAACGGACACAACTTTCGGTTCTTCATTGCTTGTATAATAAATAAGGAACTACAAGCaaaaatacaaaattcatcaataaactaACAATATAGAGTCCAATTCCGTGTTAAGCCGAGTTCTGAAGTGCTTCCTCGTGAAAGATGTTCCACCTCATGAAATGGCAGAGTGGTTTCAGAAATGGTACCAGGTGGGCCAAGTTGGATCAGGGTATGGAGTACTTACACCTGATGTGGCAGTTGGTCCAGGTCCATCAGTAGGTGGTGGACCTGGTGGGTCAGTTGTTTGAGGTCCACCTGTAGGGGTCCCTGGTGGTCCAGTTGGTTCAGGACCTCCAGTAGTTGGtggacctggtggaccagttgttTGAGGTCCTCCTGCAGGGGTCCCTGGCGGTCCAGTTGGTTCAGGACCTCCAGTAGTTGGTGGACCTGGTGGGCCAGTTGTTTGAGGTCCTCCTGTAGGGGTCCCTGGTGGACTAGTTGGTTCTGGGCTTTCAGTCGGAGGACCTGGCGGCGTCTCCTGACTGTGGCATGCGCATGTCTACAATGGGAAGGCTTTTATAAGAAAAATGTATCCTATATGTATCAACTGTAGAACTGCATAAACATTTGCAGAAAAGAAGATTAAAATTTACTGTATGAGGCAAACTGTCaaagtaagttcaaaatggctctgagcactatgggactcaacatctgtggtcatcagtcccctagaactaagaactacttaaacctaactaacctaaggacatcacacacatccatgcccgaggcaggattcgaacctgcgagcgtagcagtcacgcggttccggactgagcgccttaaccgcgagaccaccgcggccggttcaaagtaagtataaattatttacaaagaacACATCGCTGTTTTATTGGAATAAATGACAGTATTTAGCGAGAAAAACAAACTAAATTCTAACGAAAGATTCATAAATACACTCGAAGACAATGAACTGGAAATGTGAGCTGCTGGAATAGAAGTTTTTCCTATCTGAAAGTGATAGACAGTCTAAAACAACCAGTCGTTTCTTAACACTATCAGTTCTCTATTCAAAGAAACGTGTAACTACTACAGCTCTTGTTATCACATTTTACAGGGTCATAGTCAGAAAGGTATCTTCATAAGGTACTCCCTTTAGAATCTTTTCTATACATTTTCAAGATTTGTCTGTATGCCTGTAACTGTTTTGTGCTCCACCTACAAGCAACAGATTTTTTTCCTAAAGAACTTCGATGTTTAACCTCATCCATTTAAGGCACAGTGTACTAAAAAAGCGCATCCCCGATGTCTCTAATGCACAATAGTGTGTAAGAGTTCAATCAGGATTAGCTCGTTAAAACCTCggtagagaaataatttttaaatttgtatagCAAAAATGGATCACTCATTTTTTAAAATGTAGTATGTCAGGagaaaagcattttttaaattcGCGTCGTTAGAATATTTTGGTAGATTTAGTTAGTACGCTAGTGTAAGTATTATGCTCGCCAGATTCTGCCCTGCAAGCAATTTTAAACCTCTATTGTATTCTCAtcggcacagaagggaaagcaagcAACATTTGCATTGGTAACCTCTTCTTAAGATGAAGACATCAATTTTTGGAAATCCATTTGGTACTGTTAGAGAGGACGAGTCTCTATGGGGGTAgtaggtttcttcatcttcttttgtcaACAATATCAAACATACAACGAGGTACACCAAAGACACTTCCATAGATTACGTAGGGGAGGCACTGGAACGATTAAAATAAATAATGCTGTACTATTAAGATATTCTTTTGCTTCTTGCATGTCCTACTgtcaaatgtcatcagcgaatctcattatAGAtagaatttcaatttgaattttaattATTCTCGAACATTtcatttacttccgtcattgcttctttaatgtatggattgaacagaaagagtcattgcttcttcaatatatGGATTGAACAGAAAAGAGCAAAGACTACATCCCTCCTATcttacacttcgttcttgatcttccactcttattattcgctcttggctcttatacatatgATATATTATCCGTCttcccctgtagcttacccctatttttgttAGAATGTCGAACATGTTCACCATTTAACACTGTCGGACGCTTTCTCCAGGTTGTTAAATTCTATGAATGTATCTCGATtgttctttagtattgcttccattatcaaccgcaacgccagaactgcctctctgacgcCTTTacgtttcccaaagccaaactcacCGTCATCTgacagatcttcagttttcttttccagtcttatgTGTTGTATTGTTGCCAGCAACttagacgcatgagctgttaagatgattgtgcgataattctcgcacttgcgtcTCTTGCAATTTTGGAAACTGTGTGAATGAGGTTTTGCCGGAAgccagatggtatatcaccaggatcaaacattctacacaccaaggtgaacagtccttttctttcacttccaccaactatttcagaaattattcttatttgatcttaaacctTCCAAAGctgttctaaattctgattctagtagttgatcccttatctcttctgtaATGAATCCTGTTTTtccttctatcacgtcatcggACAAGTCTTCCCGCTCATAGactccttcaatgtactctttccacctatccgctcactcCTTTGCGTTTAACACTGGAAatatcattgcactcttaatgttaccgtgtTACGACAAGGTCTACAAGACCGTTGTTAATGTAAATTTGTCTGTTAACGTTACGACGTAAGTGAATTAACATAAATGAATTAACTTCAATAATCAAATCGGAAATGTTAGGCACATTTCTTAGACGAGATTTGTACGGCACAGATGTTGTCATCAACTGGAACTTCCGATTTGCAACCGCCACGGTATAGTATTGTATCGATAGTGTTTCAGTCAAGCGACCGAATTTATAATCAATCACATTAAGGAACGCTCTCCAGAGATCACCATAAATATTTTGCTCCATTTTCAAATGATTTTGTTGTGTGAGACATGAGATTGTGTTCTGTGCAGTGTTTGTATATATTGCGTGCTCTAAATATTTAACTGCTCTAGTGCATACGTAAGCTATTTGATGAATATTGCCAATTTTTCAGTTGCAGAGTTTTATGCTGAGTTCTACATATTTTAAAATCTAATTACTCAACGTGTTGATTAATTTCTATTTCATCAAGATGCGCCGTCTTGTACCTCTAAACGAGAGGTCTTCTGCCATGTAATACATTGTACTTGCAAATGAAATAAGTTTCTTTAGTGCCTTGACAATTTTCctcgtcttgaaaatggaaatttgtgtttgttggcaataacttttcttgataatGTTTTCAACTTGAACTCTTCTTAATTAGATTTTCGTTCTTAATTATTGATGTGTAATAGAGTAATACTGTAACACATAAGACTGTTAAATTAAGTATTGACAATGTTTTATCGAGTGGAAATTATTAAATGTGAAGATTTTGGAGGCACATGGTGTACTGTACCTTGGAACGGTTTTTCACATTatccagagtaatttttgtaatttcaaaaaagGTGTGCAGCACACATGAAGCGAATTCTAGCATttcgaaaaagaaaatacactgacCAAAAAAAATATCCCAACATCAAGAAGATTTGTACGAGGAAaacgaaaatggggggggggggggcgtatttctacatctggaagataacGTCTATTCATATTTCGTGCCAATTGCTTAA
Protein-coding sequences here:
- the LOC126335678 gene encoding proline-rich proteoglycan 2-like is translated as MRITLAALALCLVTCACHSQETPPGPPTESPEPTSPPGTPTGGPQTTGPPGPPTTGGPEPTGPPGTPAGGPQTTGPPGPPTTGGPEPTGPPGTPTGGPQTTDPPGPPPTDGPGPTATSGVSTPYPDPTWPTWYHF